From Spirosoma aerolatum, one genomic window encodes:
- a CDS encoding esterase produces the protein MYRVCSLSIALVVTACWGLNAQQAHVNLDWNPQKNTQNLMPFGASVISPEVRDDRTVTFRLKAPEAKQVMLTGGPILLALSAKNPIPFKKETDSLWTLTVGPVKPDIYVYKFVIDGVTVPDPNNTLTGFNDQPGYSNLVVPGDGPAYYDAKPVPHGAVTRHIYHSTVLNGEREMYVYTPPGYSPKKKYPVLYLVGGSGELASGWALDGRANFIADNLLAEGKMVPMIIAMPNNQVVHRSDPSHTAKTFPLFEDELKTQIIPFVDKTYSTIATRKGRALSGLSMGGRHTQFVGLKNLDLFSSFGILSAGDVDSETTSAAFLNDPSANQKVDYLLVGQGTNEANAPIGQRVIALHEALQRHNIKHEYYVGGDGAHDWGTWRHLLYYKLLPALWRSK, from the coding sequence ATGTATCGAGTTTGCAGTCTGAGTATCGCTCTGGTAGTCACAGCCTGTTGGGGCCTGAACGCGCAGCAGGCGCATGTCAATCTGGACTGGAATCCACAGAAGAATACACAGAATCTGATGCCTTTTGGGGCCAGTGTCATCTCCCCCGAAGTTCGCGACGACCGTACAGTTACCTTTCGACTCAAGGCCCCCGAAGCTAAACAGGTCATGCTGACGGGAGGCCCAATCTTGCTGGCACTATCGGCCAAAAATCCGATCCCATTTAAAAAGGAAACCGATAGCCTGTGGACCCTGACGGTCGGGCCAGTAAAGCCGGATATCTACGTGTATAAGTTCGTGATCGACGGGGTAACGGTGCCTGATCCGAACAACACACTGACGGGTTTCAACGATCAGCCTGGGTACAGCAATCTGGTTGTTCCGGGCGATGGGCCTGCCTATTACGACGCCAAACCTGTGCCGCACGGGGCCGTAACGCGGCATATCTATCATTCGACGGTTCTGAATGGCGAACGGGAAATGTACGTCTATACACCACCCGGTTATTCGCCTAAAAAGAAGTATCCGGTGCTGTATCTGGTGGGCGGTAGTGGAGAACTGGCCTCCGGCTGGGCACTGGACGGCCGGGCTAATTTTATTGCCGATAACCTGCTGGCTGAGGGCAAAATGGTGCCGATGATTATTGCCATGCCCAACAATCAGGTCGTTCACCGCAGCGACCCAAGCCACACAGCCAAAACATTCCCTCTCTTTGAAGACGAGCTGAAAACACAGATTATCCCGTTTGTCGACAAAACGTACAGCACCATCGCGACCCGGAAGGGCCGGGCTTTATCGGGTTTGTCGATGGGAGGGCGGCACACGCAGTTTGTCGGCCTGAAAAATCTGGATCTGTTTAGTTCGTTCGGCATCCTGAGTGCGGGCGATGTGGACAGCGAAACCACCAGTGCTGCTTTTCTGAATGACCCATCCGCCAATCAGAAAGTCGATTATCTGCTGGTCGGGCAGGGCACCAATGAGGCCAATGCACCCATCGGACAACGAGTGATCGCCCTGCATGAAGCCCTGCAGCGTCATAACATCAAACACGAGTATTACGTAGGTGGCGACGGAGCCCACGATTGGGGCACCTGGCGGCATCTGTTGTATTATAAGCTTTTGCCTGCTCTCTGGCGCAGCAAATAA
- a CDS encoding MltR family transcriptional regulator, with amino-acid sequence MTQEEIYQNFKTVSKLRKELNKETDRGCCLMAVSYIDSILEKLLRRKLIGNKKHKDNLFNANGSLNTLSSKINLSYSIGLLSKTAMTDLNIVRKIRNEFGHSFEIIDFKTDKIKDEIAKIKSSMYNGDEIRDIEPRRIFVNAVSGIVGEIHSTLTFDPEFVEKTNTIVDNTDAKNMIKQLSQNLWSTVENAQAEGAIFPDEDIARILLDHLNKVTDKRST; translated from the coding sequence ATGACTCAAGAGGAAATCTACCAAAACTTCAAAACTGTCAGTAAGTTAAGAAAAGAACTTAATAAAGAAACTGACAGAGGATGCTGTTTGATGGCGGTGTCTTACATTGATAGCATCCTTGAAAAGCTACTTCGTAGGAAGCTGATTGGAAACAAAAAGCATAAGGATAATTTATTTAATGCAAATGGATCTCTTAATACACTGTCGTCTAAAATAAATCTCTCTTACTCAATCGGCTTATTGAGTAAAACAGCTATGACAGATCTAAATATTGTTAGAAAAATTCGTAATGAGTTTGGGCACAGCTTTGAAATTATAGATTTTAAGACCGACAAGATAAAAGACGAAATTGCTAAAATAAAAAGCTCTATGTACAATGGTGACGAAATACGAGATATTGAGCCACGCAGGATTTTTGTTAATGCAGTATCAGGTATAGTCGGCGAAATACACAGCACTCTAACATTTGATCCTGAATTTGTAGAGAAGACAAATACAATTGTTGACAATACAGATGCTAAAAATATGATTAAGCAGCTAAGTCAAAATCTTTGGTCGACAGTTGAAAATGCTCAAGCTGAAGGAGCTATTTTTCCCGATGAAGATATTGCTAGAATATTATTAGATCATCTTAACAAGGTTACAGATAAAAGAAGTACATAA
- a CDS encoding RDD family protein has product MEASTSTELVFPPLWKRIGAYVIDLYFIFMLAYVLIIILPEPLADRFRLAIFALAVLYEPICNATLGYTFGSFLFRFRVRDSADISKKLPFHRALLRFVVKALLGWISFLTIHSDPMRRAIHDRAAGSVVITK; this is encoded by the coding sequence ATGGAAGCAAGTACCTCTACTGAGTTAGTATTCCCACCGCTTTGGAAACGAATTGGGGCTTATGTAATTGACCTCTATTTCATTTTTATGCTGGCTTATGTCCTGATTATCATTCTGCCAGAACCGCTTGCCGATCGATTTCGATTAGCCATTTTCGCATTAGCTGTTCTTTATGAGCCTATTTGCAATGCTACATTAGGCTACACATTTGGGTCTTTTCTTTTTAGGTTTCGCGTAAGAGATTCGGCTGACATAAGCAAAAAATTACCTTTTCATAGGGCTTTACTACGCTTTGTAGTCAAAGCGTTATTAGGGTGGATTTCGTTTTTGACAATTCACTCCGATCCTATGCGTAGAGCCATCCACGACCGTGCAGCAGGCTCAGTTGTCATTACCAAATAA
- a CDS encoding SDR family NAD(P)-dependent oxidoreductase has translation MLLTNKVAVIYGASGAVGSTVAMTFAREGATLFLTGHSRTGVDELAAKINATGGSAEAAQVDALDERAVEMHLAGVIEQAGKLDISFNAVGLRNTTLQGVPLTALALDQFMAPIQTHVQANFITARLAGRLMAATGSGVIMTVTSTPSRVANPLMGGVAVAMAAQEALIRDLSVELGPKGVRVLGIRTHGMPDSDTIKEVFGLHARAYDITREQFQQLVAERTHRKRLPSLQEMADVAAFMASDNASAMMGTVVNMSLGAIAD, from the coding sequence ATGTTATTAACAAACAAAGTAGCTGTTATCTATGGGGCTAGCGGAGCGGTAGGTAGTACCGTGGCCATGACGTTCGCCCGGGAGGGGGCCACGCTTTTTCTGACCGGCCATTCGCGGACAGGGGTGGACGAATTGGCCGCAAAAATTAATGCCACCGGAGGCTCTGCCGAGGCTGCCCAGGTTGATGCGCTCGACGAAAGAGCTGTCGAGATGCACCTTGCCGGAGTGATCGAACAAGCGGGTAAGCTCGACATTTCATTCAATGCGGTTGGGCTTCGCAACACCACCTTACAAGGCGTTCCACTCACCGCCCTGGCGCTCGATCAATTTATGGCACCCATCCAGACGCACGTTCAAGCCAATTTTATAACGGCACGACTGGCCGGACGGCTCATGGCTGCCACAGGATCGGGGGTAATTATGACCGTTACGTCGACGCCCTCCCGGGTTGCCAACCCCCTGATGGGCGGAGTAGCCGTAGCGATGGCTGCTCAGGAAGCGCTGATTCGTGATCTGTCGGTCGAACTGGGACCGAAAGGGGTTCGGGTGCTTGGTATTCGGACACACGGCATGCCGGACAGCGACACCATAAAAGAAGTCTTCGGCCTTCATGCCAGGGCGTACGACATTACCCGCGAGCAATTTCAGCAGTTGGTTGCCGAGCGAACGCATCGCAAGCGCCTGCCTTCGCTTCAGGAAATGGCCGATGTGGCGGCATTCATGGCTTCTGACAACGCAAGCGCTATGATGGGCACCGTAGTAAACATGAGCCTCGGCGCCATTGCTGACTAA
- a CDS encoding NmrA family NAD(P)-binding protein translates to MNDKRKSAKPPIIVLGASGRVGRVVAHQLLKANVGVRAVARHVDKLTELAEQGAELWSGSLLDQAFMNRVFAGAKAAFVLTPGDTLSPDLHDEQRQYNEHIVEAIRVAGLTHVVFLSSWGAELADRKGTIYGCYLMETLLNRLPDLNVVHLRAVWFMDNFIYSIGLIKMAGINGLSINPDFAFPCIDSRDIGMVAAAYLKQLDFTGKTIHYLQRPRDYTMSEVTAILGASIGRPSLRYLKFPKAVMINGLKSTGTISANVAQLLAETNERINSTSVHGEPRTAHNTTPTTLDEFARQKFAPAYLEAPAASVLQKIQGAFLRIYLFIS, encoded by the coding sequence ATGAACGATAAACGGAAATCTGCCAAACCACCGATTATTGTCCTGGGGGCATCGGGTCGAGTGGGTAGGGTTGTAGCTCATCAGCTACTAAAAGCCAATGTTGGCGTAAGGGCGGTAGCCCGGCATGTGGATAAACTAACGGAGCTGGCCGAGCAGGGAGCCGAGCTATGGTCAGGTTCTTTGCTCGATCAGGCGTTTATGAACCGTGTGTTTGCCGGTGCCAAAGCCGCCTTTGTGCTGACGCCCGGCGATACGCTGTCGCCCGATCTGCATGACGAACAGCGCCAGTACAACGAACATATTGTGGAAGCCATCCGAGTGGCTGGTCTGACGCATGTGGTGTTTCTGAGTAGTTGGGGAGCTGAGCTGGCAGACAGGAAAGGTACTATTTACGGTTGTTACTTGATGGAGACCCTGCTTAACCGCCTACCCGATCTCAATGTGGTGCATCTGCGCGCTGTATGGTTCATGGACAATTTCATCTACAGTATCGGGTTAATAAAAATGGCCGGTATCAACGGTCTTTCCATCAACCCTGACTTTGCTTTTCCCTGTATCGATAGCCGGGACATCGGGATGGTAGCGGCAGCGTATCTGAAGCAATTAGATTTTACCGGGAAGACCATCCACTATCTCCAGAGGCCACGTGACTATACGATGAGCGAGGTGACCGCCATCCTGGGGGCTTCTATCGGTAGGCCTTCTTTGCGCTACCTGAAATTTCCAAAAGCCGTCATGATCAACGGTCTGAAAAGCACGGGGACCATATCGGCCAATGTGGCGCAGTTGCTGGCCGAGACAAACGAGCGTATTAATTCCACCAGCGTTCATGGCGAGCCCCGCACAGCCCATAACACAACGCCCACAACACTGGATGAATTTGCCCGTCAAAAATTCGCACCTGCGTATCTTGAGGCTCCGGCAGCCTCGGTACTCCAGAAAATTCAGGGTGCTTTTCTGCGGATTTATCTGTTTATTTCATAA
- a CDS encoding glycoside hydrolase family 28 protein: MKTLAGLVLVVLATAFRTTLPHQSTAGTELPKVVTPTFRKDTLSISKFGAVADGLTLNTVAITKAIEQCNRAGGGVVLIPRGLWLTGPIILKSHVNLHLAEGALLQFTDQRSVYPLVNTTWEGEEALRNQAPISGTDLDNIAITGKGILDGSGDVWRMVKRSKLTDDQWKKLVASGGVVNEKKDMWYPSEQSFKGATMSAVKSGQPMSYYEGIKDFLRPNMLSLTRCKRILLEGVTFQNSPAWCLHPLLCEHITLRKVTAKNPWYAQNGDGLDLESCRNGLVEDCTFDVGDDGICIKSGRDEQGRKRGVPTENIIVRNCRVYNAHGGFVIGSEMSGGVRNLYVSNCTFMGTDVGLRFKTARGRGGIVENIFVDGVDMTNIAGEAILFDMYYAAKDPVPQHGERTELPQIPAQPLSEGTPQFRAFQIRNVTCKGAETGIMVRGLPEMAVKDILIENAVLQSRKGLVCIEAENIRLKNVTLMSPAKTLMQIQNSRSLTLDNIRYADDTDLLMHISGDRSKSIKLLNTPTSKARKTVEISANAPPNVLTMK, from the coding sequence ATGAAAACGCTCGCTGGCTTAGTCCTCGTGGTACTGGCAACCGCCTTTCGTACCACGCTCCCCCATCAATCAACTGCTGGTACCGAACTGCCAAAGGTGGTAACTCCAACATTTCGGAAGGACACGCTCAGTATCAGCAAATTCGGCGCAGTAGCCGACGGGCTGACACTCAATACAGTCGCCATTACCAAAGCCATCGAGCAGTGTAACCGGGCTGGTGGCGGGGTGGTTCTGATTCCCCGTGGCTTGTGGCTGACGGGTCCCATCATCCTTAAAAGCCATGTCAATCTGCATCTGGCCGAAGGGGCTCTACTGCAATTTACCGATCAGCGCAGTGTGTATCCGCTGGTCAATACTACCTGGGAAGGCGAAGAAGCGTTACGCAATCAGGCACCTATTTCGGGGACCGACCTCGACAATATTGCCATTACGGGCAAAGGCATTCTGGATGGTTCGGGCGATGTGTGGCGGATGGTGAAACGGAGCAAACTAACTGACGATCAATGGAAAAAGCTGGTCGCATCGGGTGGGGTTGTCAATGAGAAGAAAGACATGTGGTACCCTTCTGAGCAGTCGTTCAAAGGCGCAACGATGTCGGCGGTAAAATCGGGCCAGCCGATGAGTTACTACGAGGGTATAAAAGACTTTCTGCGCCCCAACATGCTCAGCCTGACCCGTTGCAAGCGAATTCTGCTGGAGGGAGTTACTTTCCAGAACTCACCCGCCTGGTGTCTGCACCCCCTTCTTTGTGAGCACATCACACTGCGAAAGGTGACGGCTAAAAATCCCTGGTACGCTCAGAATGGTGACGGTCTTGATCTGGAATCGTGCCGGAACGGGCTGGTTGAAGACTGCACGTTCGACGTGGGCGACGATGGCATCTGCATTAAATCGGGTCGTGACGAGCAAGGCCGCAAACGGGGTGTACCGACCGAAAATATCATTGTGCGCAACTGCCGGGTGTATAATGCACACGGTGGTTTTGTGATCGGTAGCGAAATGTCGGGCGGGGTGCGTAATCTGTACGTATCGAACTGCACGTTCATGGGCACGGACGTAGGGCTTCGTTTCAAAACGGCTCGCGGACGGGGTGGAATTGTCGAAAACATCTTCGTCGATGGGGTTGACATGACCAACATTGCCGGAGAAGCCATTCTGTTCGATATGTATTATGCTGCCAAAGACCCCGTTCCACAGCACGGAGAACGTACTGAATTGCCCCAGATTCCGGCCCAGCCTCTGTCCGAAGGGACTCCCCAATTTCGGGCGTTTCAGATTCGGAATGTAACGTGCAAAGGCGCTGAAACAGGCATTATGGTACGCGGATTACCCGAAATGGCGGTAAAGGATATTCTGATCGAGAATGCGGTGTTGCAAAGCCGGAAGGGGTTGGTCTGCATCGAAGCGGAGAACATCCGTCTGAAAAACGTAACCCTGATGTCACCCGCCAAAACCCTGATGCAGATTCAGAACAGCCGCAGCCTTACCCTCGACAACATCCGCTATGCCGACGATACCGACCTGCTGATGCACATTTCCGGCGACCGCTCCAAAAGCATTAAGCTACTCAACACACCCACCTCGAAGGCCCGCAAAACCGTCGAAATCAGCGCCAATGCTCCGCCTAATGTACTGACGATGAAGTAA
- a CDS encoding RES family NAD+ phosphorylase, with product MFGGRWNPRGYSLLYTTFSPAPALGESLVHQPRVKCEKLPKLFLFTLKIPDDSLTTWLLDDLPAYWNEESDERTQWILRDWLNEPTTLVAAVPSVVVPMSYNYLLHPAHEAFGRIRIVHQEPFPIERRL from the coding sequence CTGTTTGGGGGTCGGTGGAATCCAAGGGGATATTCCTTACTCTATACGACCTTTTCCCCAGCTCCGGCTTTAGGCGAATCGTTGGTGCACCAACCTCGGGTTAAGTGCGAAAAGCTGCCGAAGCTATTTCTGTTTACCCTGAAGATACCCGATGACTCGTTAACCACTTGGTTGCTGGATGACTTGCCTGCTTACTGGAATGAGGAAAGCGATGAACGAACTCAGTGGATTTTACGGGATTGGCTAAATGAACCCACCACCTTGGTGGCGGCTGTCCCGTCTGTGGTAGTGCCGATGTCCTACAATTATTTGCTCCATCCTGCTCACGAGGCTTTTGGTCGAATTCGCATTGTCCATCAGGAACCTTTTCCTATCGAACGTCGACTCTAG
- a CDS encoding GlxA family transcriptional regulator yields MKHVTILVPKGNANLSSITGSHEILTSADAYWQRQGNKPRLEVTLASTESELKLDAGFVTVHPIHIQQIKKTDLLIIPSAPYSAQLIRENEAMIGWIREQYLDGAEIASMCTGAFLLAATGLMDGRMCSTHWSAEASFRQLFPKINLQADKLITAEKGIYTNGGAYSFLNLILFLVEKYFDRQTAIYCSKLFQIDMERSSQSPFFIFQTQKNHGDALIEQAQTYIEENLSGKISFEALAAELAISRRNFDRRFIKATGNTPVEYLQRVKIEVAKKSLEKGRKSIFEVMDEVGYSDDKAFREVFRKITSLSPLEYRARYNQEATSV; encoded by the coding sequence ATGAAACACGTTACTATACTGGTTCCCAAAGGCAACGCCAACCTCAGCAGCATAACTGGTTCGCATGAAATTCTGACCAGCGCGGACGCGTACTGGCAGCGGCAGGGCAACAAACCCAGGCTGGAGGTTACCTTGGCCAGTACGGAGTCTGAACTAAAGCTGGATGCCGGGTTTGTTACGGTGCATCCGATCCATATCCAGCAGATCAAGAAAACGGACCTGCTGATTATTCCATCGGCGCCCTACTCGGCGCAATTGATCCGGGAGAACGAAGCGATGATCGGCTGGATCAGGGAGCAGTATCTGGACGGGGCCGAAATTGCGAGTATGTGTACCGGTGCTTTTTTGCTGGCGGCTACCGGCTTGATGGACGGCAGAATGTGCTCGACGCATTGGAGTGCGGAAGCCAGTTTCAGGCAGTTGTTCCCCAAAATCAACCTGCAGGCTGATAAACTCATTACGGCCGAAAAAGGCATCTATACGAATGGTGGAGCGTACTCTTTTTTAAACCTGATCCTGTTTTTAGTCGAAAAATACTTTGATCGGCAGACGGCTATCTACTGTTCCAAACTATTTCAGATTGATATGGAGCGCAGCTCGCAATCGCCTTTCTTTATTTTTCAGACCCAGAAAAATCATGGCGATGCCCTGATTGAACAGGCGCAGACGTACATTGAAGAAAATCTAAGTGGAAAGATCTCATTTGAGGCATTAGCCGCTGAACTAGCCATCAGTCGACGCAATTTTGACCGTCGTTTTATCAAAGCCACGGGCAATACACCTGTCGAATATTTGCAGCGGGTAAAAATCGAAGTTGCTAAAAAATCATTGGAGAAAGGTCGCAAATCAATTTTCGAAGTGATGGACGAAGTTGGTTATTCCGACGACAAAGCGTTCAGAGAGGTGTTCAGAAAGATAACCAGCTTATCGCCCCTGGAGTATAGAGCCAGATACAATCAGGAAGCTACATCTGTATAG
- a CDS encoding esterase: MRFSKQLLCTAVCTVFMAPLAMAQMAQRTPTPNDTLKSPNVLADKRVLIQIYAPKASEVTVGGDFLSNPQPLSLKKNEQGVWSVLIGPLKPDYYSYTLMVDGVRTMDPKNPVIKQGISSLENMMAVPGPETAFEDNKAVPHGEVREVWYSSNTLNMMRRMHVYTPPGYEKGNTKYPIFYLLHGGGDDDSGWNTIGRAGFILDNLIAAGKAKPMIVVMPNGSMPLPPMNGMPNAQMMNQLRDLFSSELLKEVMPYVEKNYRTLPNAENRAIAGLSMGGFQTLDVTLTHPELFNYVGVFSSGFFGATADEADTKYAKVLNDPNFNKGKKLFWVSIGKDDFVMDANKKTLALLDKHNIKYQYKESSGGHTWINWRQYLNEYTPMLFK; encoded by the coding sequence ATGCGTTTCTCCAAACAACTTCTGTGCACGGCTGTATGTACGGTTTTTATGGCCCCGCTGGCAATGGCGCAAATGGCACAGCGAACGCCAACGCCCAACGACACCCTTAAATCGCCCAATGTGCTGGCCGATAAGCGGGTTCTGATTCAGATTTATGCCCCTAAAGCGAGCGAAGTAACCGTTGGGGGTGACTTCCTGTCGAATCCGCAACCGCTAAGCTTAAAGAAGAATGAGCAGGGGGTGTGGTCGGTTCTGATTGGCCCACTAAAGCCTGACTATTATTCATATACGTTGATGGTCGACGGCGTACGGACAATGGATCCTAAAAATCCGGTTATCAAGCAGGGAATCAGTAGTCTGGAAAATATGATGGCTGTACCGGGCCCGGAAACCGCATTTGAAGATAACAAAGCGGTGCCGCATGGCGAAGTGCGGGAGGTGTGGTATTCGTCGAACACGCTGAACATGATGCGCCGGATGCATGTATACACGCCACCGGGCTACGAAAAAGGCAACACAAAATACCCCATTTTTTATCTCCTGCATGGCGGGGGCGATGACGATTCGGGCTGGAATACAATCGGGCGGGCTGGTTTCATTCTGGACAATCTGATTGCAGCCGGAAAAGCGAAACCCATGATTGTGGTTATGCCGAATGGCAGTATGCCGCTGCCACCCATGAACGGTATGCCTAATGCGCAGATGATGAATCAATTGCGCGACCTATTTTCGAGCGAACTGCTGAAAGAGGTGATGCCGTATGTGGAGAAGAACTACCGCACCCTGCCCAATGCGGAAAACCGTGCCATTGCCGGGCTGTCTATGGGGGGCTTCCAGACGCTGGACGTAACCTTAACGCATCCCGAGTTATTCAACTACGTAGGTGTGTTTAGCTCTGGTTTCTTCGGCGCAACGGCAGATGAAGCAGATACCAAATACGCCAAAGTGCTCAACGATCCCAATTTCAACAAAGGCAAGAAGCTCTTCTGGGTAAGCATTGGTAAGGATGATTTTGTGATGGATGCCAATAAAAAGACACTGGCTCTGCTGGATAAACACAACATCAAATACCAGTATAAGGAATCGTCGGGCGGCCACACCTGGATCAACTGGCGGCAATACCTGAATGAGTACACTCCAATGCTGTTTAAATAA
- a CDS encoding DUF3291 domain-containing protein: protein MMNYHLAEINIARMKGVMIDDPMMSEFTDNLDQVNTLAENSAGFVWRLKDESNKATSISPFDDEQIIINLSVWENLESLKTFTYKTVHTDFLKRRSEWFHRFGRAYLALWWVPAGQLPTVQEAVDKLAYLQENGATELAFDFKKTYAPPGY from the coding sequence ATGATGAACTACCACCTAGCCGAGATTAACATTGCCAGAATGAAAGGCGTAATGATAGACGATCCAATGATGTCCGAGTTTACCGACAATCTGGACCAGGTGAATACCCTGGCTGAAAACAGCGCGGGTTTTGTGTGGCGGCTCAAAGACGAATCGAACAAGGCAACCAGCATCAGCCCGTTCGATGATGAGCAGATCATTATCAATTTGTCAGTCTGGGAGAACCTGGAAAGCCTCAAAACGTTTACCTACAAAACGGTTCATACTGATTTTTTGAAGCGTCGAAGCGAGTGGTTTCATAGGTTCGGCAGGGCGTATCTGGCTCTATGGTGGGTACCCGCCGGGCAGTTGCCCACCGTGCAGGAAGCGGTTGATAAACTGGCGTATCTCCAGGAAAATGGCGCTACCGAACTGGCTTTTGATTTTAAAAAGACCTATGCTCCACCCGGCTACTAG
- a CDS encoding SDR family oxidoreductase: MQPLKNKKAVVIGGSRGTGRAIVEALLQEGADVRVVARNPDSLAELVSQWPRVRTLQADMRDTTTVETIFQDAPDVVILAGGAMPPSQPVVDLDWETFSTNWTTDVKASYLLTQYALKRPAKAGTLILFLSSGAAIGGSPISGGYAGSKRMQMFLANYAQLASNRGGLGLRFLTLVPWRLMKDTGVGDVVVPKYAAFTGVSEEDFVAGMTQAQTKEDVADAVVAFARQWPAPAEGNVFVVSSDGVATESDMLKGAPFWSKR, encoded by the coding sequence ATGCAACCTCTAAAAAACAAAAAAGCAGTCGTTATTGGCGGTAGCCGGGGCACCGGTCGCGCCATTGTCGAAGCCCTTCTGCAGGAAGGTGCCGATGTACGGGTGGTAGCGAGAAACCCCGACTCGCTTGCTGAACTTGTCAGCCAATGGCCCCGTGTACGTACCTTACAGGCAGACATGAGGGACACAACCACCGTTGAAACCATCTTCCAGGACGCTCCCGACGTCGTGATTCTGGCGGGTGGAGCCATGCCACCTTCCCAACCAGTCGTTGACCTGGACTGGGAGACCTTCAGTACAAACTGGACTACCGATGTGAAAGCCTCCTATTTACTGACCCAGTATGCGCTCAAAAGGCCAGCCAAAGCGGGTACCCTGATCTTATTCCTATCCAGTGGGGCGGCCATCGGTGGTTCACCCATTTCAGGTGGCTATGCGGGTTCCAAGCGGATGCAGATGTTTCTGGCCAACTATGCCCAACTCGCTTCGAACCGGGGAGGGCTGGGCCTTCGCTTCCTGACGTTAGTGCCTTGGCGACTCATGAAAGATACCGGCGTTGGTGATGTTGTCGTGCCAAAATACGCTGCGTTTACGGGCGTTTCGGAAGAAGATTTCGTGGCCGGAATGACCCAGGCGCAAACGAAAGAGGATGTTGCTGATGCTGTTGTGGCCTTCGCCAGGCAATGGCCTGCCCCTGCCGAAGGCAACGTATTTGTGGTGTCGAGCGACGGCGTAGCGACCGAATCAGACATGCTAAAAGGGGCACCTTTTTGGTCAAAACGCTGA
- a CDS encoding SDR family oxidoreductase, whose protein sequence is MNKKVILITGTNSGFGWLTARSCAASGHRVYATMRDVSSRNADKAQELVRQAGITVLDVDVTRSASVTDAVATVLGHEGRIDVLINNAGLYATGITETFTDDDLDNVMDVDVKGPWRLIRAVLPHMRQQKEGLIINISSVAGRFSVPFQTVYNSAKFAVEGLTEGLHYEVRPLGVDVVMVQPGAFPTEIFGKIVSGSDNTVIAGYGELAHVPGQMGAGVAQMFATLKPDPQLVADAILSLIDTPAGQRPLRTVVDPVAGSFTASANNSVKKEYDQFMTAFGMQAMLS, encoded by the coding sequence ATGAACAAGAAAGTGATTCTAATCACCGGCACGAACAGTGGTTTTGGCTGGCTCACAGCCAGGAGTTGTGCCGCTTCGGGGCATCGTGTCTACGCAACCATGCGCGACGTAAGTAGCCGAAATGCCGATAAGGCACAGGAACTAGTGCGACAGGCGGGTATAACCGTGCTGGATGTCGACGTTACCCGTAGCGCGTCGGTGACCGATGCGGTAGCTACCGTCCTTGGCCACGAAGGCCGTATCGATGTGCTGATCAACAATGCCGGACTGTATGCGACCGGCATTACGGAAACGTTTACGGATGATGACCTCGACAATGTCATGGACGTGGACGTAAAAGGCCCCTGGCGCCTGATCAGGGCCGTTTTGCCCCACATGCGCCAGCAGAAAGAAGGATTAATCATCAACATCTCCAGTGTGGCAGGCCGCTTCTCGGTTCCGTTTCAGACGGTGTACAACAGCGCCAAATTTGCCGTTGAAGGACTGACCGAAGGGTTGCATTACGAAGTGAGACCGTTGGGAGTGGATGTGGTCATGGTGCAACCGGGGGCTTTCCCGACGGAGATTTTTGGCAAAATTGTCAGTGGGTCAGACAATACCGTCATTGCTGGGTATGGTGAGCTGGCCCATGTTCCCGGTCAGATGGGAGCCGGGGTTGCCCAGATGTTTGCTACCCTGAAGCCTGACCCGCAACTGGTTGCCGATGCGATTCTGAGCCTGATTGACACCCCCGCCGGTCAACGCCCCCTGCGGACGGTGGTTGACCCCGTTGCTGGCAGCTTTACTGCCAGTGCAAACAATTCTGTGAAAAAGGAATATGACCAGTTTATGACAGCATTTGGCATGCAGGCCATGCTGAGTTAA